Proteins from one Oscillatoria sp. FACHB-1407 genomic window:
- a CDS encoding DNA/RNA non-specific endonuclease, with amino-acid sequence MPKRTRSQQPSKPRRKTRRYSFSWMAIAVLVIGFAVLRFAPSLTEQAIDSPHALLGNPTGATTSVAQPDNFLVVRPQYVLSYNRDKGIPNWVSWQLNQGWLGELDRVPFETDTTLPDGWYRVTPDDYTGSGFDRGHLVPAADRDRTEADRQAAFLMTNIMPQSPDNNRGPWEKLESYCRDLVKQGKELYIIAGGVGSGGIGERGRQTAIAQGRVAVPASTWKVVVVLDRPGLGLAGVTTLTRTIAIVVPNRQGIKAQDWRDFRTSIDAVEELTGYDLLSAVPKPVQDVIEPRIDVN; translated from the coding sequence ATGCCAAAACGGACTCGATCGCAACAACCCTCTAAACCTCGACGAAAGACACGTCGCTACTCGTTTTCCTGGATGGCGATCGCCGTTCTGGTGATTGGGTTTGCAGTGTTGCGCTTTGCCCCATCGCTAACTGAACAAGCCATAGATAGCCCTCATGCCCTATTGGGCAATCCAACTGGGGCAACGACCAGCGTGGCTCAGCCCGATAATTTTTTGGTGGTCAGACCCCAATATGTGCTGTCCTATAACCGCGACAAGGGCATTCCCAATTGGGTGAGTTGGCAACTCAATCAAGGTTGGCTGGGTGAGCTAGACCGGGTTCCTTTTGAAACCGATACGACCTTGCCGGATGGCTGGTATCGTGTCACTCCCGATGACTATACAGGCAGTGGCTTTGACCGAGGGCATCTGGTTCCGGCAGCGGATCGCGATCGCACCGAAGCCGATCGCCAAGCCGCATTTTTGATGACTAACATCATGCCCCAATCCCCTGATAACAACCGGGGACCGTGGGAAAAGCTGGAGAGCTATTGCCGTGACCTGGTGAAACAGGGCAAGGAGCTTTACATCATTGCAGGAGGGGTTGGCTCTGGTGGCATAGGGGAACGAGGTCGGCAAACGGCGATCGCACAGGGACGAGTTGCCGTACCCGCTAGCACCTGGAAAGTCGTTGTTGTGCTCGATCGCCCCGGTTTGGGGCTAGCTGGTGTGACTACCCTGACCCGAACAATTGCAATTGTTGTGCCCAATCGTCAGGGCATCAAGGCCCAGGATTGGCGGGACTTTAGAACGTCGATCGATGCGGTTGAAGAGTTGACAGGCTATGACCTGCTTTCTGCCGTACCCAAACCTGTCCAGGATGTGATCGAACCTCGAATTGACGTTAATTAA
- a CDS encoding nuclease A inhibitor family protein yields the protein MTCPNPDSTLIDTLRATVEGLYYMSETDRPFEVLQWAGQTTPLTPDRVLQWTGKPQDSPVEVRSLDDFFERLMREQDWHSDQERAIAHRFRTLFELLQQHLSNTQVYRIGEIEIDIYIVGETASGNLIALQTQSVET from the coding sequence ATGACGTGCCCTAACCCAGACTCAACTTTGATAGACACGTTGCGGGCTACGGTGGAGGGGTTGTATTACATGAGCGAAACCGATCGCCCATTTGAAGTGTTGCAGTGGGCAGGACAGACAACTCCACTGACCCCGGATAGGGTGCTTCAGTGGACAGGCAAGCCTCAGGATAGCCCAGTTGAAGTGCGATCGCTGGATGATTTTTTTGAACGGTTGATGCGAGAGCAAGATTGGCATAGCGACCAGGAAAGGGCGATCGCCCACCGATTTCGCACATTATTTGAACTGCTCCAGCAACACCTCAGCAATACCCAGGTTTACCGCATTGGGGAAATTGAGATTGACATTTATATCGTGGGTGAAACGGCGTCGGGTAATTTGATTGCATTGCAGACGCAATCTGTTGAGACATAG